The DNA sequence GCTTTACGGGATCAGCCTCCACCAGCAGCGATTGCTTGTCGGCGACCTTTACGTTGATGTTGGCGGCCACGGCGTCGGCCAGGCGACCTGCATCCTCGATCTCACGAAGCTGAACCGGCGTTTCGGCAGGCAGCTTCTTGTTGAGCTTCGCGTAATTTTCAAATTGCTCGGCGACGGAGCGCATCAACGCCTCGGCTTCAGGCCCTTCGGCTGCGACCTCATCGACTGGATTGACTTCAGCGATCAGATGGTTGTCGGCCGAGCTGATCGACTGCAGTTGCGCGCGATGCTTTCCTTCGACCAACACGCGGACGGTGCCGTCCGGCAGCTTCAGCAGCTGCAACACGATCGCGACGACCCCGGTGTCGTACAGCGAGTCACGGTTCGGATCATCCTCCGCAGGGTCAAGCTGCGACACGAGGAAGATTTCCTTATTTCCTTCCATCGCCGACTCAAGGGCAGAGACGCTCTTGTCGCGACCGACGAAGAGCGGGACGATCATCTGCGGGAAAACCACGATGTCGCGCAACGGAAGGAGGGGATATTGCGTAGTCATTGAATCTCCGGCGGGCCGCACGATTATTTCCTCTGCCATGCGGTTCATGGCTTTATGGGGACAGTCGGGGCCTCATTCAATTGGTGCCGTCCTTTTGAATGGACTGTTATCCGAGTGCCGATCAGAAAGGCAGCTTGAACCCCGGCGGAAGCGGGAGGCCGCTCGTCATCTTCGACATTTCCGCAGAACTTACTTCGTCCGCTTTCTTGCGAGCGTCATTGAAAGCTGCGGCTACCAAATCCTCAAGCATCTGCTTTTCGCTAGGAGCGAGCAGGCTGTCGTCGATCGACACGCCCACGATACGCCCCTTGGCCGAAGCGCGGACCTTTACCAGACCGCCGCCTGCGGCTCCCTCAACCTCGATCTTGTCGAGATTGTCCTGTGCGCGTTGCAGCTCTTCCTGCACGCGGCTGGCCATGCCCAATATTTCGTTCAGATCCTTCATCGCTCTGCGCTCCATGCTTCGGTCCGATCAAGATCGGCTTCGGGGAAGGCCGCAAGCACGGCCTTCACCACCGGGGTATCGAATATTTCGGCGCGCTCTTGCGCCTGACTTGCCTGCTGCTGCTCCAGCAATGACGGAACGGCACTGCCTTCACTGCGCCTTATCTGCCACGAGGAACCCGTCGCCCTCTGCAATTCCACTGCGAGCGTACGGCAGAAATCGCCGTCGGCCCACTCCTGCATTAGTTGTAATTCCAATTCGGGTGGATCGAACCGGACGATGCGCACGCAATCATGAAGGAAGTCAGCGAGCCGCCCTTTCTTTTGTTCCCAAAGCAGATCGACGAGCGCCTTCGCATCACGAGGCAGCGATGCGGTGGGAGCGGCGGCTGAGGCAGGAGCCGAAGCCGTCTGCGCAGCCGGAACGGAGCCTTCGCGCAGGAGTCGCGCGATCTCGCCGGGGTCGGGCATG is a window from the Sphingobium sp. Cam5-1 genome containing:
- a CDS encoding YbaB/EbfC family nucleoid-associated protein; translation: MKDLNEILGMASRVQEELQRAQDNLDKIEVEGAAGGGLVKVRASAKGRIVGVSIDDSLLAPSEKQMLEDLVAAAFNDARKKADEVSSAEMSKMTSGLPLPPGFKLPF